Within Mycobacterium botniense, the genomic segment CGTTCGGTGCGCACAGCCCCAACACCACCGCCGACAAAGCCCGACGCCGGGTGATCGGCGGCGGGCCACTGGCTGTGTTCACGACACACAAAGATACCGGGCACCGGCTCCGGATCATGAAATTGGCTGCTACAACACGCAGCCGACCAGCACCGGCTCGGGTTCAAGTGTGATACCAAACACGGTGCGCACACCGTCGCGGATGGTGCGAGCGAGCGCCACCACGTCGGCGGCGGTCGCCCCGCCACGGTTGGTCACGGCGAGCGCATGCTTGCTGGACAGCCGGCACCGGGCGGTGCCGGTGTCCGGATAACCTTTGCCGAAACCGGCACGCTCTACCAGCCAGCCGGCGGCGAGCTTGATGCCGTCGCGGGCCGGCCAGTGCGGCACGCTGCCAAAGTCGGCGGCGAGCCGCTGATAGACGCCGGGCGCGACGATCGGGTTGGTGAAGAACGACCCCACGCTCCAGGTGTCGTGATCGGCCGCATCCAGCACCATTCCCTTACGGGCACGCAGACCCAGCACCGCGTCGCGCACGACTGCCGGGTCGGCGCGCTGACCGGCCGTCGCGTCCAGCGCGGCAGTCAACTCGTCGTACCGCAGCGGTGCGCTGCGGCCCGACGCGTCCAACGCGAACTCCACCTCCAAAATCACGGCGGGAACCGCGAACCCACCGGCGTGCTTGAAGATGCTGCGGCGATAGCCCAGGCCCAGCTCGCTGGCCGGCACCCAGCGCACCACACCGCTGCGCCGGTCCAACAGCCGGACCCGGGTGAGCGTATCGGCTACTTCTGCGCCATAGGCGCCGACGTTTTGGATCGGGGTCGCGCCCGCCGAGCCGGGAATGCCGGAGAGGCATTCCAGCCCGCCGAGCCCGTGCTCGATCGCGGCCACCACGACGTCGTCCCACACCGCGCCGGCCTCCGCGCGCACCACATTGCCCTCGATGCTGATGCGCTTGTTGGCCAACCGCACTACAGTCAGGTCGGTCAGCGTGTCAGCGATCACCACATTGGAGCCGCCGGCGATCACCAGCACGGGGCCAGCGTCTTCGTGGCGGGATTCCGCGTCCAGGTGACGCAGCGCAGCCACCACTTGTTCGGTGGTGGTGCAGGTGATGACCCGCCGCGCGACCGGGCCGAGACGCAGTGTGGTCAGCGGCGCCAATGGCACCATCTCGGCGACATGCGCACCGGCGAAGACCGAACCGACCACGGGCCGTAACGGTAGCCTGGCCTGCTATGCCCCGTTCATTCGACATGTCCGCCGACTATGAGGGCACCGTCGAACAGGTCCATCGCGCCTTCAGCGACGAGCACTACTGGCTGGCCCGGCTGGCCGATTCGGGTGCCGACGACGCGACGCTGGAGTCGATGCGGGTCGGCGCGGACGGCAGTATTGACGTGGTCACCGTGCAGGTGCTGCGCAGCGACCGGCTTCCGGCTCTGGTCAGCCAATTCCACCGCGGCGACTTGTGCATCCGGCGCGACGAAAAATGGGGTCCGATCACCGGCGGCGCCGCCAACGCCACTGTCCTCGGATCCATTCACGACCTGCCGGTGGGGCTCACCGGCACGGCGGTGCTGGCCCCGGGCACCGACTCCGGCGGTGCCCGGCTGACTTTCCGGGGCACCGTCGAGGTCCGTGTCCCGCTTGTCGGCGCCAAGATCGAGAACTTGATCGGCAGCCAGTTAGTCGAGTTGCTGATCGCCGAGCAGCGTTTCACCACGATGTGGATCGCGGAAAACGCCTGACGGACCGCCCGGGTCATCCGCTCGATTCGACAGGGACCGGGAGCATGCCGAAACCCGGTTCCGCGGCCGCGGGGCGGGCACCTCGGCGCGGCGTCAACACCTGTCGACGGCGGTCAGTTCGACACGCCTTAGGCTGACGGCCATGCGGATCGCGGTGGCGCAAATCCTCAGCGGCACGGATCCGGCGGCCAATCTGCAGCTGGTGCGGCATTACACCAGCCAAGCCGCCGACGCGGGCGCCACGCTGGTGATATTTCCCGAGGCGACCATGTGCCGTTTCGGTGTGCCGCTGGCGCGGATCGCCGAGCCGCTCGACGGATCCTGGGCAAACGAGGTCCGCCGGATCGCCGCCGACACCGGGATCACTGTGATCGCCGGCATGTTCACCCCGGCCGGCGACGGCCGGGTCACCAATACGCTGATCGCGACCGGACCCGGTACCGACGCGCACTACCACAAAATCCACCTCTACGACGCGTTCGGGTTTACCGAATCACGCACCGTCGCGCCGGGGCATGAGCCGGTGGTCATCAGTGTCAGCGGCGTGCGGGTGGGGTTGAGCATCTGCTATGACATCCGGTTTCCCGGGCTTTACACCGAGCTGGCCCGCCGCGGTGCTCAGCTGATCGCCGTCTGCGCCTCGTGGGGTGCCGGTCCCGGCAAATTGGAGCAGTGGACGCTGTTGGCGCGCGCGCGGGCGCTGGACTCGACAAGCTATATCGCCGCAGCCGGCCAGGCCGACCCCGGCTGCCGGCCTGCCGAGTCGGGCGCGCCGACCGGCGTCGGCGGCAGCGCGGTGGTCTCGCCGTTCGGCGAGGTGATGGCCGCGGCCGGCGCCGAACCCCAGCTGCTGATCGCCGATATTGACCCGGGTCGCGTCGCCGCGGCCCGCGACACGATTGCCGTTCTGCGCAACCAGGCCGACTTCGCTCACCTGGATAAGGCAGAATCGCCCAGGTGACGAATCCGCCGGACGCATCGCGAGAGGATCCCACCGTGTGGGCTCGCCCGGGCAACCACAATCCCGCGGATCAGCCTGCGGGGGCGTCCGAGCCGGAAACCCAGCAGGTGCCTGCCCCGGCTGCGGGCGAGCGCACCCAGCCGGTGGCCCCGGCTGAGGCTCCGCCCCCCGCACAGCCCCAGCCGGGTCCGCCCCCCGCTCCGCCGCCGTACCCGCCGGAGCAGTGGTCTGCCACGCCGTCCGGTCCACCACCGTCGGAGGACACGCCTGCCGCTGTGAAAGCCAAACGCCGCCTGCTCCGCGACCCGATGTCAGTCGTTCTGGCCGTCATCATCGTGGTGGCGCTGCTGGCCGCCGGCGTACTCGCCGCCGAACTGTATGCGCGCCACCGCGCCGAAAGCGTCGTGGCCGCAGCCGCGGAATGCGTGGTGCGGGACAAGGTCAGCGTGTCGTTCGGTCCCACCCCGTTCCTGCTGGAGCATTTCACCGGCGATTACCGTGATATCTCGATCCGCACCGCGGGCAACCAGATCCGCAGCGCCAAGGGCATGAAGGCCGACATCGAGGTCGACAATGTCGACTTACACGGCCACGGCAACTCGAAGGGCACGATCGGCGCGCTGAACGCCACTATCACCTGGACGTCGAACGGTATCAAAGAGACCGTGCAAGATTCGGTCCCGATCGTGGGCGGCCTGGTCAACAGCGTGACCACCAACCCCAGCGCCGGGACTGTCGAGCTCAAGGGTGCACTGGGCCTCGGCAGTGTCACCGTCAAACCCGAGGTTGCCGGCAACGGGCTGGCGTTGACGGTCGTCAAAGTTACCGCGATGGGTGCCCCGGTGCCCAGCGAGACCGCGCAATCGGCGCTGGATATTTTCGCTTCCAGACTCATCAACGACTTTCCACTCGGTATCCACGCCGATCGCGTGCAGGTTACCGATAACGGTGTAACAGCACATTTTTCGACCACCAACGCCGCAATTCCGTCCGCGCAGTCTGACCCGTGCTTCGCCAAGCTCTAGCCGATGTGCAACCGCCCGGCTGACCGCGTGGACGTTGTTGGCTTCGATAGGGCACAATCGCGCTGGTGACAAATCCGCAAGGACCCTCGCGCGGCAACCCCTCGGAATGGGCCCGCCCCTCTTCGCCCCGGCCACCGTCGGCACCTCCCCCATCCCAATCACCGACGCGCCGGATGCCCGCCACTGGCCGCATCCCGGGGCGACAGCAGCCCGGCCCGCCGCCCAACCCGCCGCCGCGCCAGCCCGGGCCCCCACCGACTCGGCAACCGCCGCTACCAGGCCCTGGCCCGGGCCAGCAGCCACACCCGCCCGGCCCGGCGCCCAACGCGCACGATCAGGCCACGACCACGCTGTCATCTCCCCCCCAGCCGAAAGGCAGGCCGGTGCACGCCACACGCCGCTGGTTGCGCGACCCGGTGTCGGTCGTGCTGATCCTGATCATCGTGGTGGCGCTCATTGTCGCCGGGCTGATCGGTGCCGAGCTTTACGCCCGGCATGTCGCCGACAGCAAGGTCACCAAAGCCGTCGAGTGCGAGGTGCAGGACGGGGCCAGCGTGTCCTTCGCCACCACACCGCCGGTGCTATGGCAGTACATCACCGGTCACTACACCAATATCTCGGTGCAGACCGCCGGAAATCAGGTGCGCAGCGCCAAGGGTATGAGGATCAGCTTGGACATCCAGAATGTGCGGCTGGCCAACACCAACAACTCCAAGGGCACTATCGGCGCGCTGAACGGCACCATCTACTGGTCAGCTGCGGGTATCAAACAGTCCATCCAAGACGCCATACCGCTGCTGGGCAGTTTCGTGACCAGCACGGTCACCACCAACTCCGGTAACGGCACCGTTCAGCTGAAGGGACTCCTGGACAGCGCCACCGTCAAACCCCAGATCGTCAACAACGGGCTGTCGCTGCAGGTGGTCGACTTGAGAGCGTTGGGCTCCAAGCTGTCCACGGACACGGTGCAAAAAAACCTCGATGACCTCACCTCGCGGGCGACCCAGAACTACCCGCTGGGCATTCACGCCGACAACGTCACGGTCACCGACAACGGTATCCAGGCCACCTTTTCCACCACGAATGCCACCATCCCCTCAGGCAGCGGCGGGGGACAGGATCCCTGCTTCGCCAACCTGTGAGCCGCAACCCGTGGGCGTTTAGCGCAGTCCGTCCAGCACGGCGCGGGTGCCGGACAGCCCCAGCCGGGTGGCGCCCGCCTCGAGCATCGCCACCGCCTCCGCGGCGGTACGGATCCCGCCACTGGCCTTGACCCCGAGCCGCCCGCCGACGGTCGCGGCCATCAGCGCGACCGCACGCACCGAGGCCCCACCCGCCGGGTGAAACCCGGTCGAGGTCTTCACGAAGTCCGCGCCGGCGTCTTCGGCGGCCCGGCAAACCTGGGCGAGCTTCTGGTCACCGGCCCGGCTCACCAGGACCGCCGACTCCACAATCACCTTGAGCACGGCCGCCGGCACCGCGACGCGCACACCCGCGATATCGGCGCGCACCGCATCAAGGTCGTCAGCCAGTGCGGCGCCGACGTCGATGACCATATCGATCTCGCTCGCGCCCGACGCGACGGCCAACGCCGCTTCGTGCGCCTTAACCGCTGAGAGGTGTTTGCCCGACGGAAATCCCACCACCGCGGCGATCCGGGTTGCTCCGGCCTGTGCGGCGATGGGCACCATCGACGGTGACACACACACCGCGTACACGCCGAGGTCCGCGGCTTCGGCGACCAGCGCCACCACGTCGGCGGCAGTGGCCTCGGGCCTCAGCAAGGTATGGTCGACCAGCGCCGCCACCTGGGCCCGGGTAGGTTGCGACGGCACTAGAACGGGTCGTGGGCGCCGCCGGGGTGGGAGCCGGTCATCTGGACCGAGTCCACGGCCGGCCGCCCAGGCTCGAGATTCCGGCAGGTGGTGCGGGGCCGCACCAGTTCAGCGGCCTGCCCCGGGCAGCTGAACAGCTCGCGCGGGACCGCCGCGCCGGTGCCGGGCGCGTGCACCGCGCACCCGGCCGACAGCCCAACAATCACCGGCGCACCTGGCCGCTAACGCGATTTACCCTGGATCTCAAGGAGTTTGGGCCGCACATCAACTAGGTACACGCCGGCTGCACAGGCCGCGATCACCACACCGAGCACCCCGAAAACAAAGCTCAGCACCGAAGCCATGGCCACGCCAACGCCCAGAATCACCAACCAGACCGGCTTGGTCAACTTCTCCGCGGCGGTATACGCGTCGGGTCGTTGCAGAGCAGCGTGCACGAACGCGTACAGCGCCGTCAGGAAAACGCCGATCTGTACGACAAACAAGACGTCACGTGCCAGGCCTTGAAGCATCACACGGCAAGCTTATGCGGGCACCGGCCCACCCGTCGACTCCGAGTTGCCCGGCGGCAACCCGGAATCGAGTGGGGGTGGCTGCCGGGGGACACCCGGCGGCGCTTACTTCTGGGTGACCTTCTTGGCCGCGGCCTTCTTGGCCGGCGCTTTTTTGGCCGGGGCTTTTTTCGCGGTCGTCTTTTTCGCCGGGGCCTTCTTGGCTGGCTGCGCCTTGGTGGGCAGCTCGATGCCAACCAGCTTGGCGGCACGTTCACCGACCGCACGGGTCTGCGAGGCGACCGTGCCCAGCGCCTCCTGGGTCAGCTCAACGGCTTGATCGACGTAGCCTTCGGCGCGGGCCGATGCCTCCTCCAAACGACCCTGGCTGCGCAGCCGCTCCAACGCGAGTTCGCCCCGCTCGACCAGCTCGTTGTAGCGATGGGTCGCGGCTTCCAGATAGCCCTCGGCTGCGGAGCGCAGTTCCTCGGCGGTGAACCTCTCGCGCAGCTCCCGCAGCTGCTCACGCAGCTGTTCAGGCAGTTCTTCTTGAAACCTGGCCAACCGGGCACGGCTCTCCTCGACCCGGCTGCGGGTGTCGCTGCGGGCCTCGCCGGCGCGTTCCCGTAATTCAGTGAGCAAGTCGCTGACCGTGGCCAAAGCCAGATCGGCGGCTCCCAGGGCGGCAAGTAACGGCGCTTTTAGATCCTCGATAGTCGGGTTGTCGGGCATGGTGATTTCCTTTCTGGCGGGTTAATGTCGGTCGGGCACGACGCGTCAGGAGTCACCCGGAGGTCGAGTCCTCATCCCCCGCTTCAGTCGGTGCGACATCGCCGTGGTGGTTTTGTGAGACAAACGACGCGTAAATATCGAGCAGAACCTGCTTCTGCCGCTCGGTGATTGCCGTGTCGGTGATGATGGCGTCCCGCACCTGGCTGGTCTCGCTGGGCTCGAGGATTCCAGCCCGAATGTAGAGCACTTCTGCGGAAACTCGCAGCGCTTTGGCCAGTTGGTTGAGCACGTCGGCGGACGGTTTACGCAATCCCCGCTCGATCTGGGACAAGTAGGGGTTACTGACGCCGGCCTTCTGGGCCAACTGCCGAACTGAGACCTGCGCGGCTTCGCGCTGAGCCCTGATGAAACTGCCGATGTCTGAGGCCGCCGAGGACACGACTGCAGCAAGTTTTTCGTCTTGCGGCATGCGGTGATTCCTTCGATACGTCGGGTGCTCGGTGCTGACACGCGTCACCATACGTCCTAGTGCTAACTTTTGCAAGCACTAGTTTGCGCAGTTCAGAACATCAGTTGCGCGACGGTGTAGATCACCAGCCCGGCCAGCGCACCCACCACCGTGCCATTAATCCGGATGAACTGCAGGTCGCGGCCGACGTGCAGCTCGATGCGCCGGCTGGCCTCGGCGGCGTCCCAGCGCTCGATCGTGTCGGTGATGATCGCGGTGATCTCGACTCCGTACTGCGACACCAGATGGTGCACTGCGCGCACGATCCAGGTGTCGACCTTGTCGCGCAGGTCGGAGTCGTCGCGCAGCGACTCCCCGACGCGAACCACCACGCCGGCGATGCGGCTGCGCAGCACGCTGCCCGGGTCATCGACACCCTCGAGCACCAGCCGCTTCAGCGTCTGCCAGGCCGTCGCCGCAGCACCGGTGATCTCGTCGCGGGCCAGCAGTTGTTCCTTGACCCCCTCAGCGCGGGCGATGGTGGCCGGGTCATGCTGCAAGTCGTCGGCGAAGTCGAACAGGAACTGGGTGGCCGAGCGACGCAGCTCGTGGTCGGGGTTGCGGCGGACCTTATCGGTGAAGTCCATCAGCTCCCGGTGGATGCGGTCGCCGACCAGATGGTCGATGAACCTCGGTGACCAGCTGGGGGAGTCGCGCTCAACCACCCGCTGGATGACCTCTCCCGCGTTCAGCGACCAGTGAAAAGCACGATCGGCGAGTAACTGGATCAATGCTTCCTGCCGGTTTTCGGCCAGGAGGGTCGCCAGCATCCGGCCCACCGGCGGACCCCACTGGGGTTCGGCGATGCGCTTGATGATCATGTGGTCGATGACGTGCTGGACATCCTCGTCGCGCAGCAACTCCACCATCACGCGCAGCACCGTCGCCGTCTCGGCGGCCACCCGTTGGGCATGCTGCTCCTCCGAGAGCCACTTGCCCAGCCGGCCGGGCACCTGCGCATCCCGGATCTTGGCCTCCACCACCGGCGGCGATAAGAAGTTCTCCCGGACAAACGTCCCCAAACCCTGGCCGAGCTGGTCCTTTTTCCGCCGGACGATAGCGGTGTGCGGGATGGGCAGACCCAGCGGATGCTTGAACAGCGCGGTGACCGCGAACCAGTCCGCAAGAGCGCCGACCATGCCCGCCTCCGCGGCGGCGCCGAGATAGCCCACCCACCCGGCGGGGGAGCCGCCGGCCTGGACCCCCCGGCACACGAGAAACACCCCGCTGGCACCGACCAGAAAGCTCAGCGCCACCGCCTTCATCCGCCGCAAACCCCGCCGCCGTTCGGCGTCGGCCTCCGGATCGGCCGCCACAAACGATTCGGCCAGAGACCGGCGTGCGCGGTGCCGGGCCGTCGGCGCGGGCATCGGATCCGGTTTCGACGCGGGCCAGACCGGCAACTGGGGTTTAGCGGTCACCGCACCATCATCCGCCATGGGCGCGCACAGTGGCCGGGACGACAGGTCCCGCTCCCTCTGCGCTGTCCCCGCCGCAGGCCGGGGTCCCCCGCGCGGGGGAGATCGGCCGTGCATCGGGCATGAGGCGGGTAACGAGCCGTACTATCGACAACGTCTAGTGAATGGGATTCCGCAATCGTGGCTGAGCATCTCCCGGCGGGGATAGTAAAGACCGATGGGCGTAAACGGCGCTGGCACAAACACAAGGTTGAGCGCCGCAA encodes:
- a CDS encoding UDP-N-acetylmuramate dehydrogenase, translated to MVPLAPLTTLRLGPVARRVITCTTTEQVVAALRHLDAESRHEDAGPVLVIAGGSNVVIADTLTDLTVVRLANKRISIEGNVVRAEAGAVWDDVVVAAIEHGLGGLECLSGIPGSAGATPIQNVGAYGAEVADTLTRVRLLDRRSGVVRWVPASELGLGYRRSIFKHAGGFAVPAVILEVEFALDASGRSAPLRYDELTAALDATAGQRADPAVVRDAVLGLRARKGMVLDAADHDTWSVGSFFTNPIVAPGVYQRLAADFGSVPHWPARDGIKLAAGWLVERAGFGKGYPDTGTARCRLSSKHALAVTNRGGATAADVVALARTIRDGVRTVFGITLEPEPVLVGCVL
- a CDS encoding DUF2505 domain-containing protein; its protein translation is MPRSFDMSADYEGTVEQVHRAFSDEHYWLARLADSGADDATLESMRVGADGSIDVVTVQVLRSDRLPALVSQFHRGDLCIRRDEKWGPITGGAANATVLGSIHDLPVGLTGTAVLAPGTDSGGARLTFRGTVEVRVPLVGAKIENLIGSQLVELLIAEQRFTTMWIAENA
- a CDS encoding carbon-nitrogen hydrolase family protein, whose product is MRIAVAQILSGTDPAANLQLVRHYTSQAADAGATLVIFPEATMCRFGVPLARIAEPLDGSWANEVRRIAADTGITVIAGMFTPAGDGRVTNTLIATGPGTDAHYHKIHLYDAFGFTESRTVAPGHEPVVISVSGVRVGLSICYDIRFPGLYTELARRGAQLIAVCASWGAGPGKLEQWTLLARARALDSTSYIAAAGQADPGCRPAESGAPTGVGGSAVVSPFGEVMAAAGAEPQLLIADIDPGRVAAARDTIAVLRNQADFAHLDKAESPR
- a CDS encoding LmeA family phospholipid-binding protein, with the protein product MTNPPDASREDPTVWARPGNHNPADQPAGASEPETQQVPAPAAGERTQPVAPAEAPPPAQPQPGPPPAPPPYPPEQWSATPSGPPPSEDTPAAVKAKRRLLRDPMSVVLAVIIVVALLAAGVLAAELYARHRAESVVAAAAECVVRDKVSVSFGPTPFLLEHFTGDYRDISIRTAGNQIRSAKGMKADIEVDNVDLHGHGNSKGTIGALNATITWTSNGIKETVQDSVPIVGGLVNSVTTNPSAGTVELKGALGLGSVTVKPEVAGNGLALTVVKVTAMGAPVPSETAQSALDIFASRLINDFPLGIHADRVQVTDNGVTAHFSTTNAAIPSAQSDPCFAKL
- a CDS encoding LmeA family phospholipid-binding protein is translated as MTNPQGPSRGNPSEWARPSSPRPPSAPPPSQSPTRRMPATGRIPGRQQPGPPPNPPPRQPGPPPTRQPPLPGPGPGQQPHPPGPAPNAHDQATTTLSSPPQPKGRPVHATRRWLRDPVSVVLILIIVVALIVAGLIGAELYARHVADSKVTKAVECEVQDGASVSFATTPPVLWQYITGHYTNISVQTAGNQVRSAKGMRISLDIQNVRLANTNNSKGTIGALNGTIYWSAAGIKQSIQDAIPLLGSFVTSTVTTNSGNGTVQLKGLLDSATVKPQIVNNGLSLQVVDLRALGSKLSTDTVQKNLDDLTSRATQNYPLGIHADNVTVTDNGIQATFSTTNATIPSGSGGGQDPCFANL
- the deoC gene encoding deoxyribose-phosphate aldolase, producing the protein MPSQPTRAQVAALVDHTLLRPEATAADVVALVAEAADLGVYAVCVSPSMVPIAAQAGATRIAAVVGFPSGKHLSAVKAHEAALAVASGASEIDMVIDVGAALADDLDAVRADIAGVRVAVPAAVLKVIVESAVLVSRAGDQKLAQVCRAAEDAGADFVKTSTGFHPAGGASVRAVALMAATVGGRLGVKASGGIRTAAEAVAMLEAGATRLGLSGTRAVLDGLR
- a CDS encoding DUF2599 domain-containing protein, whose protein sequence is MIVGLSAGCAVHAPGTGAAVPRELFSCPGQAAELVRPRTTCRNLEPGRPAVDSVQMTGSHPGGAHDPF
- a CDS encoding DUF2516 family protein, whose translation is MLQGLARDVLFVVQIGVFLTALYAFVHAALQRPDAYTAAEKLTKPVWLVILGVGVAMASVLSFVFGVLGVVIAACAAGVYLVDVRPKLLEIQGKSR
- a CDS encoding heparin-binding hemagglutinin codes for the protein MPDNPTIEDLKAPLLAALGAADLALATVSDLLTELRERAGEARSDTRSRVEESRARLARFQEELPEQLREQLRELRERFTAEELRSAAEGYLEAATHRYNELVERGELALERLRSQGRLEEASARAEGYVDQAVELTQEALGTVASQTRAVGERAAKLVGIELPTKAQPAKKAPAKKTTAKKAPAKKAPAKKAAAKKVTQK
- a CDS encoding helix-turn-helix domain-containing protein, translating into MPQDEKLAAVVSSAASDIGSFIRAQREAAQVSVRQLAQKAGVSNPYLSQIERGLRKPSADVLNQLAKALRVSAEVLYIRAGILEPSETSQVRDAIITDTAITERQKQVLLDIYASFVSQNHHGDVAPTEAGDEDSTSG
- a CDS encoding DUF445 domain-containing protein, which encodes MPAPTARHRARRSLAESFVAADPEADAERRRGLRRMKAVALSFLVGASGVFLVCRGVQAGGSPAGWVGYLGAAAEAGMVGALADWFAVTALFKHPLGLPIPHTAIVRRKKDQLGQGLGTFVRENFLSPPVVEAKIRDAQVPGRLGKWLSEEQHAQRVAAETATVLRVMVELLRDEDVQHVIDHMIIKRIAEPQWGPPVGRMLATLLAENRQEALIQLLADRAFHWSLNAGEVIQRVVERDSPSWSPRFIDHLVGDRIHRELMDFTDKVRRNPDHELRRSATQFLFDFADDLQHDPATIARAEGVKEQLLARDEITGAAATAWQTLKRLVLEGVDDPGSVLRSRIAGVVVRVGESLRDDSDLRDKVDTWIVRAVHHLVSQYGVEITAIITDTIERWDAAEASRRIELHVGRDLQFIRINGTVVGALAGLVIYTVAQLMF